One region of Termitidicoccus mucosus genomic DNA includes:
- a CDS encoding zinc-binding dehydrogenase: protein MKEGIKVVFAGPRTVELRPQARPPVADNEVLIKTERSLLSPGTELALYEGTHAGIADPEIPYAKYPHLPGYASIGLVVQAGGGVSTPKTGSRIFHHGRHASWSVLNPQAEVWLPVPADLSDDEILLARLVQISATTLYRLHSQPNRVIVIGAGMVGLLAAQVLRADGVRDVVIQDLNAERAARASHCGLKAVAGASGQGLAAALDALGGPPDCIVEATGVPALVPVALAAVKRGGDVLILGSPRGPQEIDLYKQVHLKGASLIGVHETMVPNYAAAGRPSRHELIRQAFHWIRTRQVVVDSLITQVVPPSGLPAIYERLACDKTTMLGVAVDWTGLVK, encoded by the coding sequence ATGAAAGAAGGAATCAAGGTTGTGTTTGCCGGACCGAGAACGGTTGAATTGCGGCCTCAGGCGCGCCCACCTGTCGCCGACAATGAAGTTCTCATAAAGACAGAACGCAGCCTGCTGAGTCCGGGAACGGAGCTTGCCCTCTATGAGGGCACGCATGCCGGGATTGCCGATCCAGAAATCCCGTATGCCAAGTATCCCCATCTCCCGGGATACGCATCGATCGGGCTTGTGGTGCAGGCCGGTGGCGGTGTGTCCACCCCAAAAACAGGAAGCCGCATTTTTCATCATGGCCGCCATGCCTCCTGGTCGGTGCTGAATCCCCAGGCAGAGGTCTGGTTGCCGGTGCCGGCCGATCTTTCCGATGATGAAATCCTGCTCGCCAGACTTGTTCAGATTTCGGCAACGACGCTTTATCGGCTCCATTCCCAGCCCAATCGTGTGATTGTGATTGGAGCCGGCATGGTTGGATTGCTGGCCGCGCAGGTGCTTCGAGCGGATGGAGTTCGCGATGTGGTGATACAAGACCTTAACGCAGAACGTGCCGCCCGCGCATCGCACTGTGGATTGAAGGCTGTTGCTGGCGCGAGCGGGCAGGGGCTGGCAGCCGCATTGGATGCGCTGGGCGGCCCACCGGATTGCATCGTCGAAGCCACCGGTGTTCCCGCGCTTGTGCCGGTTGCGCTTGCGGCGGTAAAACGAGGTGGAGACGTCCTGATCTTGGGGTCGCCGCGCGGGCCGCAGGAAATTGACTTGTACAAGCAGGTGCACCTTAAAGGGGCCTCTCTCATCGGCGTTCATGAAACGATGGTGCCAAACTATGCCGCCGCCGGGAGGCCCTCACGCCATGAATTGATCAGGCAGGCATTTCATTGGATCCGGACGAGGCAGGTGGTCGTTGACTCACTCATCACTCAAGTCGTGCCCCCATCCGGCCTGCCGGCCATCTATGAACGTCTCGCTTGTGATAAAACCACGATGTTGGGAGTCGCCGTTGACTGGACCGGACTGGTTAAATGA
- a CDS encoding heparinase II/III domain-containing protein translates to MKYKNMPVSKMPFLPALLSVLLAAILAGDAHAGAAVSVEESHASLKNGRFDFNPALAGVHPRLVCSPEELKNAIAEWGKNQGNYTLLADERGFASVPLVPMNAGIHGWNIPRRVLLSATLYLMTGEAHYAETVHNWIRKSYAPVFVENPQPIVIPGLGTENKDLAVGGLLYSTALMYDLLYSNKDYQKKYPGDIDILEKTLLVQGAQTYRDMDAIMGFWYEQNHFYIVAGGLGMAAMALSDKAREHPEIADWAVWSRNAMRRTAQALSGDGFYYEGIGYWNGFFQYATAYAEALWRMTGEDLRKSSEDGTPGLFTGLAEYLAHVRLSEAGKFFPYADHGPREAYTGYRFFMSDLKVPLALPSVLQMAEIAPSPLARHIISGGWKDRGNFDRLSVDALESTLVLLKLPVLARNLEPDPKIAEVPAWHYFANHDVIFWRNGWTGRNASSGTHLFFKAGPPEGHKTTALLKKYPDWKMGMGHVHQDAGTFQIFARGGYLVTAPGYSGEKKTEHHSCVLIDGKGQYKEGSTWDSFAHAPYSKYDPMRFEEVWLSSQVAAATAIIEAAYDDALRLEHYHRQLIMVGGRWLVIRDSIAAPDAHTFTWVLNSDRPFVPDYSGAGDRWYSDVNGGRIIVQSLVPLEDSATGPTLINVDLSGRRPEYVVRAQHLKLHLPATKECEILTALSIQDRWRDKPESFVPAVIGKGVVEINEGGQKCTIYVGQSERLDGAYGFAWSTPGEISFGVFGKSLVLPDGKTLTLDHPGKVTLTLKAGRCKIESDMAKAGSLQISENGKNITTMQLPAGNSTRTADLKL, encoded by the coding sequence ATGAAATATAAAAACATGCCTGTCTCAAAAATGCCGTTTTTGCCTGCCTTGTTGTCGGTGCTGCTCGCCGCGATTCTTGCGGGGGACGCTCATGCAGGCGCTGCCGTTTCCGTGGAGGAGTCCCATGCCTCCCTGAAAAACGGACGGTTTGACTTCAATCCGGCGCTTGCCGGAGTGCATCCCAGGCTGGTCTGCAGCCCGGAAGAGTTGAAGAACGCCATTGCCGAATGGGGAAAAAACCAGGGAAACTACACGCTGCTGGCCGACGAACGCGGCTTTGCCTCCGTTCCCTTGGTGCCCATGAATGCAGGCATACACGGCTGGAACATCCCCAGGCGGGTGCTCTTGAGCGCCACGCTTTACCTCATGACCGGAGAGGCTCATTATGCGGAGACGGTGCACAACTGGATACGGAAATCCTATGCCCCGGTCTTTGTGGAAAATCCACAGCCGATTGTCATACCGGGCTTGGGAACCGAAAACAAGGACCTGGCGGTGGGCGGGCTGCTGTATTCCACTGCGTTGATGTATGACCTGCTGTATTCAAACAAGGATTATCAGAAAAAATATCCCGGTGACATCGATATTCTGGAAAAGACCCTGCTGGTTCAGGGAGCGCAGACCTATCGCGACATGGATGCCATCATGGGTTTTTGGTATGAACAGAACCATTTTTATATTGTCGCGGGAGGACTGGGGATGGCCGCCATGGCGCTGTCCGACAAGGCGCGGGAGCATCCGGAAATCGCCGACTGGGCGGTATGGTCCCGGAACGCGATGCGGCGCACGGCCCAGGCTCTCAGCGGGGACGGGTTTTATTATGAGGGGATAGGCTACTGGAATGGTTTTTTCCAGTATGCGACCGCCTATGCCGAGGCGCTTTGGCGCATGACCGGGGAGGATTTGCGCAAGTCCTCAGAGGATGGCACCCCCGGCCTGTTCACGGGACTGGCGGAATACCTCGCCCATGTCCGCCTGTCTGAGGCGGGGAAATTTTTCCCTTATGCTGACCATGGCCCGCGCGAAGCCTACACCGGCTATCGTTTTTTCATGAGCGATTTGAAGGTGCCCCTGGCCCTTCCCTCCGTCTTGCAGATGGCGGAGATCGCTCCATCCCCGCTGGCCCGTCATATCATATCGGGCGGATGGAAGGACAGGGGAAATTTTGACCGGTTGTCCGTGGATGCCCTAGAGTCGACCTTGGTGCTGCTGAAACTTCCAGTCCTGGCAAGAAATCTGGAACCGGACCCAAAAATCGCCGAGGTTCCCGCCTGGCATTATTTTGCCAATCACGACGTGATTTTTTGGAGAAACGGATGGACGGGAAGGAACGCGTCCTCGGGCACTCACTTGTTTTTCAAGGCGGGGCCGCCCGAGGGGCACAAGACAACCGCACTGCTGAAAAAATATCCAGATTGGAAAATGGGCATGGGGCATGTGCATCAGGATGCCGGAACCTTCCAGATTTTTGCCCGGGGAGGGTATCTTGTGACCGCCCCTGGGTATTCGGGGGAGAAAAAGACCGAGCATCACAGTTGTGTCCTGATCGACGGAAAAGGACAGTATAAAGAAGGCTCGACTTGGGACAGCTTTGCCCATGCGCCTTATTCAAAATACGATCCGATGCGTTTCGAGGAGGTATGGCTTTCTTCCCAGGTGGCCGCAGCCACCGCAATCATCGAGGCCGCTTATGATGACGCTCTTCGCCTGGAGCATTATCACAGGCAATTGATCATGGTGGGGGGACGCTGGCTGGTCATACGCGATTCCATCGCCGCGCCCGACGCCCACACGTTCACGTGGGTGCTGAACTCGGATCGTCCTTTTGTTCCCGATTACAGTGGCGCGGGTGACCGCTGGTATTCGGATGTCAACGGTGGTCGCATTATCGTGCAAAGTCTCGTCCCCCTGGAGGACAGCGCGACCGGCCCTACTTTAATCAATGTGGATCTTTCCGGACGGCGTCCCGAGTATGTGGTGCGTGCGCAGCATTTGAAACTCCATCTTCCCGCCACCAAGGAATGCGAAATCCTGACCGCGCTTAGCATACAGGATCGCTGGCGTGACAAGCCGGAATCATTTGTTCCGGCTGTCATCGGCAAGGGAGTGGTGGAGATCAATGAGGGCGGGCAAAAATGCACGATATACGTGGGGCAGAGTGAGCGATTGGACGGTGCTTACGGTTTTGCCTGGTCCACGCCCGGAGAGATATCTTTTGGCGTTTTCGGAAAAAGTCTTGTTTTGCCGGATGGGAAAACGCTAACGCTGGATCACCCAGGCAAAGTGACGCTGACGTTGAAAGCCGGCCGTTGCAAAATCGAAAGCGACATGGCCAAGGCCGGCAGTTTGCAGATCAGCGAGAACGGGAAAAACATCACCACCATGCAACTCCCGGCGGGCAATTCAACCCGCACGGCTGATCTCAAGTTATGA
- a CDS encoding acetylxylan esterase yields MPIFDKPLPELYLYQGRNPRPDDFDLYWEQALDELAATAPDPVLEPARDSPSRHAECFDLWFTGVGGARVYAKYLRPKNLRAGVRLPAVLRFHGYAMNSGGWTDKLAWPLEGFCHASMDCRGQGGRSQDPGGVWGTTLRGHIIRGLDDPNPHKLAYRQIFLDTVQLARVVMGFPEVDAGRLGAYGGSQGGGLALACAALEPRIQRVAPVHPFLCDYRRVWEMDLAKDAYEELRYWFRMFDPRHERVEEVFAKLGYIDCQHLASRIRGEVLMQTGLMDTVCPPSTQFAAYNKITSPKRVVIYPDYTHEQMPGDLDLMLDFMHGL; encoded by the coding sequence ATGCCCATCTTCGACAAACCGCTGCCCGAGCTATATCTTTACCAGGGCCGCAATCCCAGGCCGGACGACTTCGATCTTTATTGGGAACAGGCGCTGGACGAGCTTGCCGCGACCGCTCCTGATCCAGTCTTGGAGCCAGCCAGGGACAGCCCGTCGCGCCACGCGGAATGCTTTGACCTCTGGTTCACCGGCGTGGGCGGGGCGCGCGTTTATGCGAAATACCTGCGCCCGAAAAATCTCCGGGCGGGGGTCCGGTTGCCGGCTGTACTGCGATTTCATGGCTATGCGATGAACAGCGGCGGCTGGACGGACAAGCTGGCGTGGCCGTTGGAGGGTTTCTGCCATGCCTCGATGGATTGCCGTGGTCAGGGCGGGCGTTCGCAAGATCCCGGCGGGGTTTGGGGAACAACGTTGCGTGGCCACATCATTCGCGGACTCGATGATCCCAATCCACACAAACTCGCATACCGGCAGATATTTCTGGATACCGTCCAGCTTGCGCGTGTTGTCATGGGGTTTCCGGAAGTGGATGCCGGGCGCCTTGGTGCCTACGGCGGCTCGCAAGGCGGAGGGCTGGCGCTGGCTTGCGCCGCCTTGGAGCCGCGAATCCAGCGGGTGGCTCCCGTGCATCCGTTCCTTTGTGATTATCGACGCGTGTGGGAAATGGACTTGGCAAAGGATGCCTATGAAGAATTGCGCTACTGGTTTCGCATGTTTGATCCACGGCACGAGCGGGTGGAGGAGGTGTTTGCAAAGCTAGGGTATATTGACTGCCAGCATCTCGCATCGCGGATACGGGGCGAGGTGCTGATGCAGACGGGCCTGATGGACACGGTGTGTCCGCCAAGCACCCAATTTGCCGCCTATAACAAAATAACCTCGCCCAAGCGCGTGGTCATTTATCCGGACTACACGCACGAACAGATGCCGGGGGATCTCGATCTCATGCTTGATTTCATGCACGGGCTATGA
- a CDS encoding glycosyl hydrolase family 28-related protein, whose product MASHSASLASGESWRSSLYPENWQPGHMDSQGRFLHDFSYAGYHRGEVSIPDIDENIINVAQKPYYADPSGKKDSTRAIQAALDHAARTGGGVVFMPAGTYRVSIDEGKNSVLDIRGSKTILRGGGADKTFLFLDGYKMRGKTIIDIRSTEMKAWPEKAPRSASNAKRGMIVSPMAQDIHLPAKVLPVEDASLFNVGDGVLARIDLTQRFIDEHGMAGEWLPEEAGFRIVAFIRTIMAVDKENNTLTMDIPTRYPMLMADNARVEKLRGRLVSEVGLEDFSIGMRQHPGPGLGELDHLNAGTVGYDASNSCAILVENAENCWIRRVNSYRPSVNNDNIHTLSNGIRLRRCRLITIEDCQWRFPQYRGGSGDGYPYYMMGQDCLIQNCLAEAGRHNYSFGTAQCSGNVVFGCLAKDGLLASDFHMWLSPANLVDGTTCDGDYFEAKFRPWGKWGGNPMHGITTTQSVFWNLKGERYGEPVFVFHEYGERKRPQVLVQSEQYGAGYIIGTRGSACKVDAGENEFVEGAGKGDSLAPRSLYLDQRKRRLGR is encoded by the coding sequence ATGGCCAGCCATTCCGCATCACTTGCTTCCGGAGAGAGCTGGAGATCGTCCTTGTACCCGGAGAATTGGCAGCCGGGGCATATGGATTCCCAAGGACGGTTTTTGCACGATTTCTCGTATGCCGGATATCATCGAGGAGAAGTTTCAATACCCGATATCGATGAAAACATAATTAACGTCGCCCAAAAACCCTATTATGCCGACCCTTCGGGCAAAAAAGACTCAACCCGCGCCATACAAGCCGCCCTTGACCATGCCGCGAGAACCGGCGGCGGCGTGGTGTTCATGCCTGCCGGAACATATCGTGTGAGCATCGATGAGGGCAAAAACTCCGTGCTGGACATCCGGGGAAGCAAAACGATTCTTCGCGGGGGCGGCGCGGATAAGACATTTTTGTTCCTGGATGGCTACAAAATGCGCGGGAAAACCATCATAGATATTCGCTCAACAGAAATGAAAGCATGGCCGGAAAAAGCCCCAAGATCCGCCAGTAATGCGAAACGGGGGATGATTGTAAGCCCCATGGCACAGGATATTCATCTGCCCGCCAAAGTACTCCCGGTAGAAGACGCCTCGTTGTTCAACGTTGGGGACGGCGTGCTCGCGCGGATTGATCTCACACAGCGTTTTATTGACGAGCATGGAATGGCGGGAGAATGGCTTCCAGAGGAAGCCGGATTCAGAATCGTTGCCTTTATCCGAACGATTATGGCGGTCGACAAGGAAAATAACACGCTCACGATGGACATACCCACGCGATATCCTATGCTTATGGCGGACAATGCCCGGGTTGAAAAATTACGGGGAAGGCTTGTTTCAGAAGTGGGACTGGAGGACTTTTCGATCGGGATGCGGCAGCATCCGGGCCCGGGGCTGGGTGAACTGGATCATTTAAACGCCGGCACGGTTGGTTATGACGCGAGCAATTCATGCGCGATACTGGTTGAAAATGCGGAAAATTGCTGGATACGCCGGGTTAATTCGTATCGGCCGTCAGTAAACAATGATAATATCCATACCTTGTCCAATGGGATACGTCTCAGGCGTTGCCGCCTGATCACGATAGAAGATTGCCAATGGAGATTCCCGCAATATCGCGGCGGAAGCGGGGATGGATATCCGTATTACATGATGGGACAGGATTGTCTGATACAGAATTGCCTGGCTGAGGCGGGCAGGCATAACTATAGCTTTGGCACCGCACAATGCAGCGGCAATGTGGTATTTGGCTGTCTGGCCAAAGACGGGCTGCTTGCCTCCGATTTTCACATGTGGCTTTCGCCCGCCAACTTGGTTGATGGAACGACGTGCGACGGAGATTATTTTGAGGCGAAGTTTCGGCCCTGGGGGAAATGGGGCGGAAACCCTATGCATGGCATCACAACGACGCAATCGGTGTTTTGGAACCTGAAAGGCGAGCGATACGGGGAGCCGGTTTTTGTGTTTCATGAGTATGGAGAAAGAAAGCGCCCCCAAGTTCTCGTCCAGTCGGAGCAGTATGGCGCCGGTTATATCATCGGCACCCGGGGATCGGCGTGCAAGGTGGATGCCGGTGAAAATGAATTTGTCGAGGGCGCGGGCAAGGGGGATTCACTTGCGCCCCGATCGCTTTATCTGGATCAGCGCAAACGAAGGCTTGGCAGGTAA
- a CDS encoding hydroxyacid dehydrogenase, which translates to MFDPHPRRIDVLFNSETKRRLESLGDVIWHDGAPASDAHIERYLPEVTAIVGQSALPRERLERAKKLKVVFNVESNFLPNIDYIECHRRGIHVLSTAPVFAKPVAEMSLGLALSAARRIHQADAAVRAGNETLYGEGDNHDSILLHGRPLALVGCGNVGRALLPLLRPFGGEILVNDPWIHPSALREMNVTPATLDECFERAAVVFLMAATTTENMGKIGRAYFDKMQKGGIVVLASRAGIVNFDELLDAAESGRIRAAIDVWPDEPIPAGHRARRTPNTVLQAHRAGNIPEIWPWMGQLVVDDLELVLRGLAPQRCQRAQWETVSKLRSKPIE; encoded by the coding sequence ATGTTCGATCCGCATCCGCGCCGGATTGATGTTTTGTTTAATTCCGAGACCAAGCGACGCCTCGAATCACTTGGCGATGTCATCTGGCATGATGGCGCGCCCGCGTCCGACGCGCACATCGAGCGATATCTGCCGGAGGTCACGGCCATTGTGGGGCAGTCCGCGCTTCCGCGCGAGAGGCTGGAGCGCGCCAAGAAATTGAAAGTGGTGTTTAATGTGGAGAGCAATTTTCTTCCGAATATCGATTATATTGAATGCCACCGGCGCGGCATCCACGTGCTGTCAACCGCTCCGGTTTTCGCCAAGCCCGTGGCTGAAATGTCGCTGGGGCTGGCCCTGTCGGCGGCACGCCGCATTCATCAGGCCGATGCGGCCGTCCGGGCAGGCAATGAAACATTGTATGGCGAGGGCGACAACCATGATTCCATTCTGCTGCATGGACGCCCGCTGGCTCTCGTGGGCTGCGGCAATGTCGGGCGCGCGCTGCTCCCTCTCCTGCGTCCCTTTGGCGGGGAAATACTGGTCAACGATCCTTGGATTCACCCGAGCGCGTTGCGTGAAATGAATGTCACGCCCGCCACGCTGGACGAGTGCTTCGAACGGGCGGCGGTCGTGTTCCTCATGGCCGCCACGACGACGGAGAACATGGGAAAAATCGGCCGCGCCTATTTCGACAAGATGCAGAAAGGCGGGATCGTCGTCCTCGCCAGTCGCGCCGGCATAGTAAACTTCGACGAGTTGCTTGACGCGGCGGAATCAGGCCGCATCCGTGCCGCCATCGATGTATGGCCCGATGAGCCGATTCCAGCCGGCCACCGGGCCAGGCGCACGCCCAACACCGTCCTGCAGGCTCATCGCGCGGGCAACATTCCCGAAATCTGGCCGTGGATGGGCCAACTGGTGGTGGACGATCTGGAGTTGGTGTTGCGCGGGCTGGCACCGCAGCGCTGCCAGCGCGCCCAATGGGAGACCGTTTCCAAGCTGCGGAGCAAACCGATTGAGTAA
- a CDS encoding response regulator receiver protein, which produces MNESTHPPDPAVSGHAPKTFPLRLLYVESHWLSRRTIWYLMQDVECVWIYADNAAQAVTLVEKSHAQSAPFDVIVVDHHQTAGDSGLRVVRALREAGGKDMILAIGVEEISEIERQHYEKFDVPFLLLMPENHTDLKTAVLAAAGRSAHTGGETSA; this is translated from the coding sequence ATGAACGAATCCACCCACCCTCCTGACCCTGCCGTCTCCGGCCATGCGCCCAAAACCTTTCCATTGCGTCTGCTCTACGTGGAGTCGCACTGGCTGTCGCGCCGAACGATCTGGTATCTGATGCAGGACGTGGAGTGCGTGTGGATCTACGCGGACAACGCGGCGCAGGCCGTGACGCTGGTCGAGAAGTCCCATGCGCAGTCCGCGCCCTTCGACGTGATCGTCGTCGATCACCACCAGACGGCGGGGGACTCCGGCCTGCGCGTGGTGCGCGCCCTGCGCGAAGCCGGCGGCAAGGACATGATCCTCGCCATCGGCGTCGAGGAAATCTCCGAGATCGAGCGACAGCATTATGAGAAATTCGACGTGCCTTTCCTGCTGCTCATGCCCGAAAATCACACCGACCTCAAAACCGCCGTCCTCGCGGCGGCCGGCCGGAGCGCTCACACCGGTGGAGAAACATCGGCATGA
- a CDS encoding AraC family transcriptional regulator, translated as MTDAPCSGCAHKASPNPVALPPAVHGYRRPYPGRGVSVYCDRSGPHAWSAHVHVQDQLFCLLDPVECLIRLQSLKHGWQEFMVQGPAVWVIPGQTRHSGICGEHSDRVMLYCEPAFVLDTLGPDKAGFTILSLSRLVGRDSLVGPLVKAFRPLCRGEDAAHGLYIESMGTTLATHLLRALFKADPRPLQRGRFSEKTAASLTRYIDEHLADELSLATLAQVCNVSPGYFSRLFKQTFGVSPHHYVMRRRVEKAEALLRISDEKEIDIALQCGFSDDTLMARWFRRVLGCLPREIRARHEQNIESRKTDDPTGHARFSLARDA; from the coding sequence ATGACCGACGCTCCCTGCTCAGGGTGTGCCCACAAAGCTTCGCCCAACCCTGTTGCTCTACCACCTGCCGTTCACGGTTATCGCCGCCCATATCCAGGACGCGGCGTGAGCGTGTATTGCGACCGCAGCGGGCCGCACGCATGGAGCGCGCACGTTCATGTCCAGGATCAGCTCTTTTGCCTGCTCGATCCGGTCGAGTGCCTGATCCGGCTCCAAAGCCTGAAGCACGGCTGGCAGGAGTTTATGGTGCAGGGGCCGGCGGTGTGGGTTATTCCCGGCCAGACCCGGCACTCCGGGATCTGCGGTGAGCATTCGGACCGGGTCATGCTCTACTGCGAGCCGGCCTTTGTGCTCGACACGCTCGGCCCGGACAAAGCCGGGTTCACGATCCTCTCCCTCTCGCGACTCGTCGGTCGTGACTCCCTGGTCGGTCCTCTCGTCAAAGCGTTTCGCCCGTTGTGTCGTGGGGAGGATGCGGCGCACGGACTCTACATCGAGTCGATGGGCACCACTCTGGCCACTCACCTTCTGCGGGCGCTATTCAAAGCGGACCCCAGGCCATTGCAGAGGGGCCGATTCTCAGAGAAGACAGCCGCATCTCTGACGCGCTATATTGACGAGCACCTCGCTGACGAACTCAGCCTGGCAACCTTGGCGCAGGTCTGCAACGTGAGCCCGGGTTATTTCAGCCGCCTGTTCAAACAAACCTTTGGTGTCTCACCCCATCATTATGTGATGAGGCGGCGGGTGGAAAAAGCCGAAGCACTGCTGCGGATCAGCGATGAAAAGGAGATCGACATCGCGCTGCAATGCGGCTTCTCGGACGACACGCTCATGGCCCGATGGTTTCGCCGCGTGCTCGGATGCCTGCCGCGAGAGATCCGCGCGCGGCATGAGCAAAATATCGAATCGAGGAAAACTGACGACCCAACGGGACATGCCCGATTCTCACTGGCCAGAGATGCATGA
- a CDS encoding Gfo/Idh/MocA family protein, whose translation MGIKIGIIGAGGMAAYHIAGFRQAGAEVVALCDPNEAVARSAAAAHGVSRVFGDAESMFAALPELNAVSVIVPNKYHAPLTLQALAAGKHVFCEKPPALNALEMAEMKGLAERNKRTLMFNFNNRARPESVAMMDYVKNGEAGRINSAQAKWVRRTGIPGFGGWFTNKVLSGGGALVDLLHMIDLSMYLMGYPEPAWVLARTFDDFITDRTFKGPWGIPDAVNGVNDVETAAHGFVSFKTGQALSFQISWAEMVQREEVSAAFQGTKAGGMLRRLYGADGVDATATDLCEFYTQDHGRSSNRVVTVESDPDMGRVRSARNFVRSIEGTESPLNTPDQALILMKIIDGAYASARSGEPVKL comes from the coding sequence ATGGGTATAAAGATTGGGATCATCGGGGCAGGTGGAATGGCCGCCTATCATATCGCCGGGTTCCGGCAGGCAGGGGCCGAGGTCGTCGCATTGTGCGATCCGAACGAGGCTGTTGCCAGAAGCGCCGCCGCGGCGCATGGAGTCTCCCGGGTATTTGGCGATGCGGAATCCATGTTTGCCGCGTTGCCGGAGTTGAACGCGGTGTCCGTCATCGTGCCCAATAAATATCATGCGCCGCTGACATTGCAGGCGCTGGCGGCGGGCAAGCATGTGTTTTGCGAGAAACCTCCCGCATTGAATGCGCTTGAAATGGCAGAGATGAAAGGGCTTGCTGAAAGGAACAAGCGCACGCTGATGTTCAATTTCAACAACCGGGCGCGCCCCGAAAGCGTCGCAATGATGGACTATGTCAAGAATGGGGAAGCAGGCCGCATTAATTCCGCCCAGGCGAAATGGGTCCGCCGCACTGGCATTCCGGGGTTTGGAGGATGGTTTACCAACAAGGTTTTGTCCGGGGGCGGGGCGCTGGTCGATTTGCTGCACATGATTGATTTGAGCATGTATCTGATGGGCTATCCTGAACCCGCTTGGGTGCTTGCCCGGACGTTTGATGATTTCATCACGGACAGGACGTTCAAGGGGCCGTGGGGCATACCGGATGCCGTCAACGGAGTGAATGATGTTGAGACTGCCGCCCACGGGTTTGTCAGCTTCAAGACAGGACAGGCGCTGTCATTTCAGATATCTTGGGCCGAAATGGTGCAGCGCGAGGAAGTTTCGGCGGCGTTCCAAGGGACAAAGGCCGGTGGCATGCTGCGCCGTTTATACGGCGCCGACGGGGTGGATGCGACTGCGACCGACTTATGTGAATTCTACACACAGGATCACGGGCGCTCGAGCAACCGGGTGGTGACGGTGGAAAGTGATCCCGATATGGGGCGTGTGCGCTCCGCGCGGAATTTCGTGCGCAGCATCGAGGGAACGGAGAGCCCCCTCAATACGCCTGACCAGGCGCTCATCCTGATGAAAATCATCGATGGCGCCTATGCATCTGCACGGTCCGGAGAACCGGTGAAACTTTGA
- a CDS encoding sugar phosphate isomerase/epimerase family protein has product MHCTHAFTSLGCFELSLDETLSLAARHRIMAVELRALGGSIDLPGYFERTCKSPEILAQTMAGQPARIYCLDTSLKLTGAGDGQRGEFLRFLPWAEALGGVPLRVFDGGASAGEAGRREAVETIRWWQDLRTAKGWKSDIVIETHDSLFTGRKIMDFLEHAPGVRILWDTHHTWRLGSEHPVDTWRVIAKHVAHLHVKDSVSRRDGDRAYTYVYPGMGEFPMGELRAALSADGFSGIMALEWELLWHPRIGDLDTALSSAAGTGWW; this is encoded by the coding sequence ATGCACTGCACACATGCCTTCACCTCACTGGGTTGCTTTGAACTGTCGCTGGACGAGACACTTTCGCTGGCGGCCCGTCATCGGATAATGGCCGTGGAACTGCGCGCGCTCGGCGGCAGCATTGACCTGCCGGGATATTTTGAAAGAACCTGCAAGTCGCCGGAGATTCTGGCCCAAACCATGGCCGGACAGCCGGCGCGGATCTATTGCCTCGACACCTCCCTGAAGCTCACCGGGGCGGGGGATGGGCAGCGTGGCGAATTTCTTCGTTTCTTGCCTTGGGCGGAGGCGCTGGGAGGAGTGCCTTTGCGCGTGTTTGATGGCGGTGCCTCTGCTGGGGAAGCAGGCCGGAGGGAGGCGGTGGAAACGATCCGCTGGTGGCAGGATTTGCGCACGGCCAAGGGCTGGAAAAGCGACATTGTCATCGAGACGCATGACTCATTGTTCACGGGGCGAAAGATCATGGATTTTCTAGAGCATGCGCCCGGTGTGCGCATTCTCTGGGACACGCACCACACATGGAGACTCGGCAGCGAGCATCCCGTCGATACATGGCGGGTGATTGCGAAACACGTCGCGCACCTGCATGTGAAGGACAGCGTGAGCCGGCGTGATGGCGACAGGGCTTATACTTATGTATATCCGGGCATGGGGGAGTTTCCGATGGGTGAATTGCGGGCCGCGCTCTCGGCGGATGGATTTTCCGGCATCATGGCGCTGGAGTGGGAACTGCTGTGGCATCCCCGCATCGGCGATCTCGACACGGCCCTGTCAAGCGCGGCGGGCACGGGCTGGTGGTAA